In Henckelia pumila isolate YLH828 unplaced genomic scaffold, ASM3356847v2 CTG_19:::fragment_3, whole genome shotgun sequence, the following proteins share a genomic window:
- the LOC140870737 gene encoding monothiol glutaredoxin-S15, mitochondrial: MVRLLANIIRRGVAPFPAAGLTASGSFYQNVLRFSSNVPDDTHEDFRPTIKTDSSGVAIKDVVEQDLKENPVMIYMKGVPDLPRCGFSALAVRVLKEYNVPLSARNILEDLELKNAVKAFSHWPTFPQIFINGEFIGGSDIILNMHQTGELKEKLKDVAEKHK, from the exons ATGGTGAGGTTATTGGCAAACATTATTCGTAGAGGTGTTGCACCCTTTCCAGCTGCGGGGTTGACT GCATCTGGTTCTTTCTACCAGAACGTTCTTCGGTTTTCTTCCAATGTACCTGATGACACACATGAAGATTTTAGACCCACTATTAAAACTGATAGTTCTGGCGTTGCTATAAAAGATGTTGTCGAGCAG GATTTGAAGGAAAACCCTGTAATGATATACATGAAAGGAGTGCCCGATCTTCCCCGATGTGGATTTAGTGCATTAGCAGTGAGAGTTTTGAAAGAATATA ATGTTCCTTTAAGTGCCAGAAATATATTAGAAGACCTTGAACTAAAGAACGCTGTAAAAGCTTTCAG CCACTGGCCAACATTCCCTCAAATATTCATCAATGGGGAGTTCATTGGAGGATCTGATATCATTCTTAACATGCACCAG ACTGGTGAATTGAAGGAAAAATTGAAAGACGTCGCAGAAAAACATAAGTAA